The following coding sequences lie in one Labrus bergylta chromosome 5, fLabBer1.1, whole genome shotgun sequence genomic window:
- the LOC109992482 gene encoding LIM domain and actin-binding protein 1 isoform X2 codes for MKSPTVRTDQGGPLTDLKASRGEEERGMDKDELTHSDRPEKLEEQVPTSPRASYEKAQVPLNNLKMKFEKGEDAKGKVARTTLHSSSSEDMDQHGGVSPSKRVEGTSMKEKMAKYQASVSKQGTSPSGVAAELPAPKTSAAVKEKHSAARECNGETSEQPKALRKFCPPVKETCNACSKTVYPLERLVVLKHVYHKSCFRCVHCSMKLGLGNYASLHGNVYCKPHFNQLFKAKGNYDEGFGHRPHKELWEPRADGQEVEEEMKPKEQEEPAAAELCPAESVSEKTPTPPEETSPQVKVTDLTAALETRVQTHSSSGEKPQATEKLAEKRRLRVAWPPQAGEGKSESAALSPVTEGASSGRPWRAKWPPEDEVQSSFQSTERVELKSLRRSSSLKERCRPFTIAARPIPAASVGPREPRRPLKSLLEWRASFEENQKSEEAPVKSKPEPVEVKPEEKKEQSKEVSLRESVTEEVVETPRQEDQAEGVKAAADNMAAEESSLRSTSYSISPSSSPPAQPKQNRASQDVGFWEEDKEGSEAEELSAEDIIKRNRYYEEEDDNSDS; via the exons agggatggacAAGGATGAGCTGACACACAGTGACAGACCTGAAAAGCTGGAAGAGCAAGTTCCAACCAGCCCCCGTGCCTCTTATGAGAAAGCCCAAGTGCCACTGAACAACCTGAAGATGAAGTTTGAGAAGGGAGAGGACGCTAAGGGAAAG GTTGCCAGGACAACTCTACACAGTTCTTCCTCAGAGGACATGGACCAACATGGAg GTGTGTCTCCATCTAAACGGGTTGAAGGGACATCTATGAAGGAGAAGATGGCAAAATACCAGGCCTCTGTTTCTAAACAAGGAACCAGTCCCTCT GGTGTGGCCGCAGAGCTGCCTGCTCCGAAAACTTCTGCAGCAgtaaaagagaaacacagtgcTGCACGTGAGTGCAATG GGGAGACCAGCGAACAACCCAAAGCATTACGG aagTTCTGCCCCCCTGTGAAGGAGACATGCAACGCATGTTCAAAGACTGTGTATCCTCTGGAGAGACTGGTGGTTCTGAAGCATGTCTACCACAAAAGTTGCTTCCGCTGTGTGCACTGCAGCATGAAACTCGG TCTTGGGAACTACGCCTCTCTACATGGTAACGTCTACTGCAAGCCCCATTTTAACCAGCTGTTTAAAGCTAAAGGAAACTATGACGAGGGCTTTGGCCACCGGCCTCACAAGGAGCTGTGGGAGCCACGAGCTGATGGACAGGAGGTTGAAGAAGAGATGAAGCCAAAAGAACAAGAGGaaccagcagctgcagagctTTGTCCAGCTGAGAGTGTCTCAGAAAAAACACCAACCCCACCTGAGGAAACTTCCCCGCAGGTAAAAGTCACAGACCTGACAGCCGCACTGGAGACACGtgtgcagacacacagcagctctgGTGAAAAACCTCAGGCTACAGAGAAGCTGGCTGAGAAACGCAGGCTGAGGGTTGCCTGGCCTCCCCAAGCTGGTGAGGGCAAATCTGAGTCAGCAGCCCTCAGTCCGGTCACAGAGGGGGCTTCGTCAGGCCGACCATGGAGAGCCAAGTGGCCCCCCGAGGATGAGGTGCAGTCATCCTTCCAGAGCACAGAGCGGGTCGAGCTGAAGAGCCTGAGAAGGAGCTCTTCTCTAAAGGAGCGCTGTCGGCCTTTTACCATTGCAGCCAGACCCATACCCGCAGCAAGTGTAGGCCCCAGGGAGCCTCGTCGCCCGCTCAAATCCCTGCTGGAGTGGAGAGCATCATTCGAGGAAAATCAAAAATCTGAAGAAGCACCCGTAAAAAGCAAGCCGGAACCTGTGGAGGTGAAGccggaggaaaagaaagagcaaaGCAAAGAAGTGAGTCTAAGAGAGTCTGTCACTGAGGAGGTTGTGGAGACTCCAAGACAGGAAGACCAAGCAGAGGGAGTCAAAGCAGCGGCAGACAACATGGCGGCAGAAGAGAGCTCTCTAAGAAGCACCTCATACAGTATTTCACCATCCAGCTCTCCACCTGCACAGCCAAAGCAGAACCGTGCCTCCCAGGATGTGGGCTTCTGGGAAGAGGACAAAGAAGGAAGTGAAGCTGAGGAGCTGAGTGCAGAGGACATAATTAAGAGGAACCGCTactatgaggaggaggatgacaaCTCTGACTCATAG